The proteins below come from a single Ostrinia nubilalis chromosome Z, ilOstNubi1.1, whole genome shotgun sequence genomic window:
- the LOC135087199 gene encoding uncharacterized protein LOC135087199 isoform X4: MAKQDDGLFLLEVLIDKIVFVKSPCFSDKDFRTCVNIECPAVEPLEICDDDPGACVAKSGGPFVKTFNNGKSCLFSLKESDISSAMSKFPIKISVYKSLPCGCLPTKIVMGEATIDMTKEFVEARKKFLQDPTTVSYEALKDSFRITGPDGAETGEIVMFLRISCFGKLIITRFQGGGGPPNLGAGSGGNAIVDRSCNPRRDFQTSNDPCVCGAARGQGSAAGASGGGGAGGAPCSTCGAGGGGFGVCPPARDPYNTMPCQDPDDPCYCTGPKPPTKQPMVCRNTDQYCLHVPKDCCPTGNKVIFQMPSDTCGMGHKQRMYFNINSDGVGDMARDEPGQLMPTNAEDYPGVVYDFPDQVIKLRVGKTVEMPGRKSKLEYQFITPIMTREKVVPVRDTRTAQCIPYCPDCCPSKLARRKN; the protein is encoded by the exons ATGGCGAAGCAGGATGACGGGCTCTTCCTCCTGGAAGTGCTGATCGACAAAATTGTATTCGTTAAAAGCCCCTGCTTCTCCGACAAGGACTTCAGGACTTGCGTGAATATAGAATGCCCAGCTGTCGAGCCACTGGAGATTTGTGACGATGACCCTGGAGCTTGTGTCGCCAAAAGTGGAGGACCGTTCGTGAAAACTTTTAACAATGGAAAATCATGTCTGTTTTCCCTCAAAGAATCTGACATATCTTCAGCAATGAGCAAATTTCCTATAAAAATATCAGTGTACAAATCCCTCCCTTGTGGATGCCTGCCGACCAAAATTGTAATGGGGGAGGCTACAATTGATATGACCAAGGAGTTTGTAGAGGCTCGTAAAAAGTTTCTGCAAGACCCGACGACTGTAAGCTATGAGGCACTGAAGGATTCTTTCAGAATTACTGGGCCAGATGGAGCGGAAACTGGTGAAATCGTAATGTTCTTGCGTATATCATGTTTCGGAAAATTGATAATCACGAGATTCCAAGGGGGTGGTGGTCCTCCAAATCTTGGCGCTGGTTCTGGCGGTAACGCAATTGTCGACCGTTCCTGCAACCCTCGAAGGGATTTCCAAACTTCAAACGATCCTTGTGTTTGTGGGGCAGCCCGAGGTCAGGGCAGCGCCGCCGGAGCAAGTGGTGGAGGCGGCGCTGGTGGTGCTCCCTGTTCCACTTGCGGTGCTGGGGGTGGTGGTTTTGGCGTCTGCCCTCCAG CCCGTGATCCGTATAACACGATGCCATGTCAGGATCCTGATGATCCTTGTTACTGCACTGGGCCTAAACCTCCTACTAAACAACCAATGGTCTGTAGAAATACTGATCAATATTGCCTTCATGTACCGAAAG ATTGCTGCCCGACGGGGAACAAGGTGATATTCCAAATGCCGTCAGACACTTGCGGCATGGGCCACAAGCAACGCATGTACTTTAACATCAACTCAGATGGTGTTGGCGATATGGCAAGAGATGAACCTGGTCAGCTGATGCCCACTAACGCTGAAGATTATCCTGGAGTAGTTTATGACTTTCCTGATcaagtaattaaattaagaGTTGGGAAGACTGTTGAGATGCCAGGTCGAAAATCGAAGCTAGAATACCAATTTATAACACCTATCATGACAAGAGAAAAAGTAGTGCCCGTTAGAGATACGCGTACAGCCCAGTGCATTCCATATTGTCCAGACTGTTGTCCTTCTAAATTAGCCAGACGTAAAAATTAA
- the LOC135087199 gene encoding uncharacterized protein LOC135087199 isoform X3: MAKQDDGLFLLEVLIDKIVFVKSPCFSDKDFRTCVNIECPAVEPLEICDDDPGACVAKSGGPFVKTFNNGKSCLFSLKESDISSAMSKFPIKISVYKSLPCGCLPTKIVMGEATIDMTKEFVEARKKFLQDPTTVSYEALKDSFRITGPDGAETGEIVMFLRISCFGKLIITRFQGGGGPPNLGAGSGGNAIVDRSCNPRRDFQTSNDPCVCGAARGQGSAAGASGGGGAGGAPCSTCGAGGGGFGVCPPARDPYNTMPCQDPDDPCYCTGPKPPTKQPMVCRNTDQYCLHVPKGRSKQFEEIGTNLGGNELKIKVPASASIIKKMSQTHCAMSYPYAKGVDGGPCLPPCGKNQISLALPNEDVCCRGARLADTQFTCTTEGCTQASKHGQQAALARGDVKQQDPGNKDTFVLKVAKTAMQGDRKCKLELELVTPKGPDKKPPVQKVNMRLQSDADCDCCVRRLKKPKGKKRR, translated from the exons ATGGCGAAGCAGGATGACGGGCTCTTCCTCCTGGAAGTGCTGATCGACAAAATTGTATTCGTTAAAAGCCCCTGCTTCTCCGACAAGGACTTCAGGACTTGCGTGAATATAGAATGCCCAGCTGTCGAGCCACTGGAGATTTGTGACGATGACCCTGGAGCTTGTGTCGCCAAAAGTGGAGGACCGTTCGTGAAAACTTTTAACAATGGAAAATCATGTCTGTTTTCCCTCAAAGAATCTGACATATCTTCAGCAATGAGCAAATTTCCTATAAAAATATCAGTGTACAAATCCCTCCCTTGTGGATGCCTGCCGACCAAAATTGTAATGGGGGAGGCTACAATTGATATGACCAAGGAGTTTGTAGAGGCTCGTAAAAAGTTTCTGCAAGACCCGACGACTGTAAGCTATGAGGCACTGAAGGATTCTTTCAGAATTACTGGGCCAGATGGAGCGGAAACTGGTGAAATCGTAATGTTCTTGCGTATATCATGTTTCGGAAAATTGATAATCACGAGATTCCAAGGGGGTGGTGGTCCTCCAAATCTTGGCGCTGGTTCTGGCGGTAACGCAATTGTCGACCGTTCCTGCAACCCTCGAAGGGATTTCCAAACTTCAAACGATCCTTGTGTTTGTGGGGCAGCCCGAGGTCAGGGCAGCGCCGCCGGAGCAAGTGGTGGAGGCGGCGCTGGTGGTGCTCCCTGTTCCACTTGCGGTGCTGGGGGTGGTGGTTTTGGCGTCTGCCCTCCAG CCCGTGATCCGTATAACACGATGCCATGTCAGGATCCTGATGATCCTTGTTACTGCACTGGGCCTAAACCTCCTACTAAACAACCAATGGTCTGTAGAAATACTGATCAATATTGCCTTCATGTACCGAAAG GTCGCAGTAAACAATTCGAAGAGATAGGGACAAACCTTGGTGGAAACGAGCTTAAGATCAAAGTACCAGCTTCCGCATCGATTATCAAGAAGATGAGTCAGACGCATTGTGCTATGTCATACCCTTATGCCAAAGGGGTTGATGGCGGACCATGTCTACCACCTTGTGGGAaaaatcaaataagtttggCATTACCCAATGAGGATGTTTGCTGTCGCGGAGCTAGACTTGCCGATACTCAGTTCACTTGTACAACTGAAGGTTGTACTCAAGCATCTAAGCACGGGCAACAAGCTGCTTTAGCACGTGGTGATGTCAAACAACAAGACCCTGGCAACAAAGACACGTTTGTATTAAAAGTGGCAAAGACAGCCATGCAAGGTGATAGAAAATGCAAACTAGAACTTGAACTGGTCACACCCAAAGGACCAGATAAAAAGCCACCTGTTCAAAAAGTAAACATGAGATTACAATCAGACGCTGATTGCGATTGTTGCGTGAGGAGACTGAAAAAACCAAAGGGGAAAAAGAGACGTTAA
- the LOC135086766 gene encoding uncharacterized protein LOC135086766: protein MECNTNHPGDPRSNISKFTGYHPDKYAITDVSLTVKTDEGLTPGRPPCLTQRTIGKYLQPLTRQLVETPPFPTIDEMPNTVIDQMVKKDKAFWVDKPGANAYTLHDAYYNYGMTTEMVKPTHQDVFPRSYQYDLDCVRYRREHACDGLKQKPGEPKKAVGPHCRDCSDMKVPGLTPFQLAWAQDPGQKRWRYYPDLTATLTTEEIRKSMDEVGRPFQNEACNWYNENYPSVKYDCIMRKFSK from the exons ATGGAATGTAATACTAACCACCCCGGTGATCCCAGGAGTAATATTTCGAAATTCACAGGGTATCACCCTGATAA ATATGCCATTACCGACGTGTCCCTTACCGTAAAAACGGATGAAGGTCTGACTCCAGGAAGACCGCCGTGCCTGACTCAGCGGACCATCGGCAAGTACCTGCAGCCGCTGACCAGGCAGCTGGTAGAAACTCCACCATT TCCAACTATAGATGAGATGCCAAACACAGTCATCGACCAGATGGTGAAGAAAGACAAGGCCTTTTGGGTGGACAAGCCTGGCGCCAACGCTTACACCCTCCACGACGCTTATTACAACTACGGGATGACCACCGAAATGGTGAAACCAA CTCACCAAGATGTTTTTCCCCGGTCTTATCAATATGATCTTGACTGTGTAAGGTACCGTCGAGAGCATGCTTGTGATGGCCTGAAGCAGAAGCCTGGAGAACCTAAG AAAGCTGTCGGTCCGCACTGTCGTGACTGTTCAGACATGAAGGTGCCCGGCCTGACGCCCTTCCAGCTGGCCTGGGCCCAGGACCCTGGGCAGAAACGCTGGCGCTACTACCCCGACCTTACAGCCACGTTGACTACTGAAGAGATACGCAAGTCTATGGACGA GGTCGGACGGCCTTTCCAAAATGAAGCGTGCAACTGGTACAACGAAAACTATCCCTCTGTAAAGTATGACTGCATTATGCGTAAATTTTCAAAGTAA